The genomic window GACCCGCGGCGAGTTCGGTGGTCTGGGACTGGAGGTCGGCACCGAGGATGGCCTGATCAAGGTCATCGCGCCCATCGACGGTACGCCGGCGGAGGACGCGGACATCCGGCCCGGTGATCTGATCATGCGTATCGACGGCCAGCCGGTGAAGGGCCTCGACCTGCAGGCGGCGGTGGAGCGCATGCGCGGTGAGACCGGGACATCCGTGACGCTGGGCATTCTCCGCGACGGCGCGGATGGCCCGATCGAGGTCACCCTGGAGCGGGCGGTGATCCAGGTCGACAGCGTCCGCGCCCGGGTGCTCGAGGATCGTTTCGGTTATCTGCGGATCAGCCAGTTCCAGGCCCGGACCGGCGAGGATGTGCTCGAGGCGGTTGATCAGCTCACCCATGAGGTCGGCCCGCTCGACGGGCTGGTGCTGGATCTGCGCAATAATCCCGGTGGCGTGCTCGATGCCGCGGTCGCGGTGACGGATGCCTTCCTCAGCCGCGGCCAGGTCGTTTCCACCAGTGGTCGGATCGAGCGCTCGCGGGATGCGTTTACGGCAACCCCGAACGATACCCTGAACGGCGCGCCGCTGGTGGTGCTGGTGAATGCCGGCTCGGCTTCGGCGGCGGAGATTGTCGCCGGCGCCCTGCAGGATCATCAGCGGGCGGTGATCATGGGTGAGCCCACGTTTGGTAAGGGGTCGGTACAGACGATCCTGCCGCTGCGCAACGGCGATGCGGTCAAGCTCACCACCGCCCGTTATTACACGCCGAGCGGCCGTTCCATCCAGGCCGAGGGTATCCAGCCGGACGTCGAGGTGACCAATCTGCGGGTCAGTGACGTCGAGGGCGATCCGGCCCGGTTGCGCGAGTCGGATCTGCCCCGGCATCTGCGCGCCGATGGCGATGCGGGCGGGTCATCGGCGGATGCGCCGGCGTCTGCGCTGGCCACCGAGGATTATGCCCTCGCCGAGGCGCTGAACCTGCTCAAGGGGCTGACGATCCTCGGCAACTAGTCGTTGCGCGGCCAGGCGGCGATCCAGATCACGACCCCGAGGCTGCCGACGATCCAGCTCACCAGCGGCGCCTCGCCCAGCATGGTGGGGCTGCGACCGTCGAGCGCAGCGACGATGAACGCCGAGACCACCAGCGCCGCGCCGACGCCCGTGGCAAAGCTGCGCCGGCCGCTCTGGCGGATCTCCCGGCGCATGGCGGTGAGCTGGTGCTGCTGTTCGACGAGTTGTGCACGGCTCCGGCCGACCTCGCCGAGGGCCTCGTCGATGCGACGTGGCAGGGTGGGCAGGGTCTCGGCCATGTGGGGGAGTTCCTGCCGGGCCTTTTTGAGGAAGGCACCGGGTCCGACCTGATCGCGCATCCAGCGCTCTAGATAGGGCTTGCCAGTATCCCAGAGATCGAGCTCCGGGTAGAGCTGACGGCCCAGCCCCTCAATCGCCAGCAGCGTTTTCTGGAGCAGTACCAGCTGGGGCTGGATTTCCATATCGAAGCGGCGTCCGGTCTGGAACAGCCGCATGAGGAGCGCACCCAGTGAGATCTCGCCCAGCGGCCGCTCGAAGATGGGCTCGCAGACCGTGCGCATGGCGCTCTCGAACTCATCGATGCGGGTATCCGCCGGCACCCAGCCCGATTCCACATGCAGCTCGGCAACCCGGCGGTAGTCGCGATTGAAGAACGCCATGAAGTTGTCCGCGAGGTAGCGGTGATCGACCGGATTGAGCGAGCCCATGATGCCGAAATCCACGGCCACGTAGCGGGGATTGGCGGGGTCGCGGACATCGACGAAGACGTTGCCGGGGTGCATGTCGGCGTGGAAGAAGCTGTCCCGGAATACCTGCGTGAAAAAGATCTCGGTGCCGCGTTCGGCAAGCACCTTCATGTCGACGCCGGCCCGATGGAGCCCCTCGATGTCGCTGATCTGCAGGCCATGGATGCGCTCCATGACCATCACCCGGCGATGGGTGCCGGACCAGTGAACCTCAGGGACATAGAGCAGATCGGAATCGCGGAAGTTGCGCTTCAGCTGCGTGGCGTTCGCTGCCTCGCGCATCAGATCGAGCTCGTCGTGCAGGGTATTGTCGAATTCGCGGATCACTTCCACCGGCCGCAGACGGAAACCCTCGGACCAGTAGCGCTGGGCGAGCCGCGCGAATAGATACAACACCCCGAGATCGCGGGTGATGGCCTGCTCAATGCCGGGGCGGACGACCTTCACGACCACATCGTGGCCGTCATGCAGCCGGGCCGCGTGTACCTG from Spiribacter curvatus includes these protein-coding regions:
- a CDS encoding S41 family peptidase, whose translation is MRIPGLLQGLTAGVLIALLLANIQTVTAQSTARDDLPLEELQRFTEVYERIQRDYVESVDDERLIQNAIRGMLSGLDPHSAYLDESAYQRLQEGTRGEFGGLGLEVGTEDGLIKVIAPIDGTPAEDADIRPGDLIMRIDGQPVKGLDLQAAVERMRGETGTSVTLGILRDGADGPIEVTLERAVIQVDSVRARVLEDRFGYLRISQFQARTGEDVLEAVDQLTHEVGPLDGLVLDLRNNPGGVLDAAVAVTDAFLSRGQVVSTSGRIERSRDAFTATPNDTLNGAPLVVLVNAGSASAAEIVAGALQDHQRAVIMGEPTFGKGSVQTILPLRNGDAVKLTTARYYTPSGRSIQAEGIQPDVEVTNLRVSDVEGDPARLRESDLPRHLRADGDAGGSSADAPASALATEDYALAEALNLLKGLTILGN
- the ubiB gene encoding ubiquinone biosynthesis regulatory protein kinase UbiB, with protein sequence MIRRARLLLRLAQINIVLLRHGLDEVLFATRWFRPFRFLRVFMPWTWFERRQRPRGERIRTALEDLGPIFVKFGQIISTRRDLLPPDIAAELARLQDRVPPFPGEEARAIIEAEYQQPVDAWFAHFDIEPMASASIAQVHAARLHDGHDVVVKVVRPGIEQAITRDLGVLYLFARLAQRYWSEGFRLRPVEVIREFDNTLHDELDLMREAANATQLKRNFRDSDLLYVPEVHWSGTHRRVMVMERIHGLQISDIEGLHRAGVDMKVLAERGTEIFFTQVFRDSFFHADMHPGNVFVDVRDPANPRYVAVDFGIMGSLNPVDHRYLADNFMAFFNRDYRRVAELHVESGWVPADTRIDEFESAMRTVCEPIFERPLGEISLGALLMRLFQTGRRFDMEIQPQLVLLQKTLLAIEGLGRQLYPELDLWDTGKPYLERWMRDQVGPGAFLKKARQELPHMAETLPTLPRRIDEALGEVGRSRAQLVEQQHQLTAMRREIRQSGRRSFATGVGAALVVSAFIVAALDGRSPTMLGEAPLVSWIVGSLGVVIWIAAWPRND